Proteins encoded in a region of the Actinomycetes bacterium genome:
- the nadA gene encoding quinolinate synthase NadA, translating to MTSPSDAAINNGVTPSPLALLLLGRDADPDSERGVECPGDLPPASDPDLVERARAAKAALGEKVFILGHHYQRDEVIQFADVTGDSFKLAQNAAAHPEAPYVVFCGVHFMAESADILTGARQQVVLPDLAAGCSMADMAAIGQVEDAWDVLADAGVAEVTIPVTYMNSTAAIKAFTGRHGGSVCTSSNARRALEWAFGQGQKVLFLPDQHLGRNTAVLELGLSLADCVVFDPHRPHGGLTPDQLRAAKMILWRGHCSVHGRFTEQTVHDARERIPGVKILVHPECRYEVVTQADLIGSTEFIIKTIEAAPPGSKWAVGTELNLVKRLAEQHPEQTIVFLDKTVCFCSTMNRIDLPHLVWALEKLVDGQVVNRIEVDADVARWARVALDRMLALPELGATD from the coding sequence GTGACGAGTCCCTCCGACGCGGCCATCAACAACGGGGTCACGCCCAGCCCGCTGGCCCTGCTGCTGCTCGGCCGCGACGCCGACCCCGACTCCGAGCGGGGGGTCGAGTGCCCCGGTGACCTGCCCCCGGCGTCCGACCCGGACCTGGTGGAGCGGGCCCGCGCGGCCAAGGCTGCGCTGGGTGAGAAGGTGTTCATCCTCGGGCACCACTACCAGCGCGACGAGGTCATCCAGTTCGCCGACGTCACCGGTGACTCGTTCAAGCTCGCGCAGAACGCCGCAGCGCACCCGGAAGCGCCCTACGTCGTGTTCTGCGGCGTCCACTTCATGGCCGAGTCCGCGGACATCCTGACCGGGGCCCGCCAGCAGGTTGTGCTGCCCGACCTCGCGGCCGGCTGCTCGATGGCGGACATGGCGGCCATCGGGCAGGTCGAGGACGCCTGGGACGTGCTGGCGGACGCCGGAGTCGCCGAGGTGACCATCCCGGTCACCTACATGAACTCCACCGCGGCGATCAAGGCGTTCACCGGCCGGCACGGTGGGTCGGTGTGCACGTCGTCCAACGCCCGGCGGGCGCTGGAGTGGGCGTTCGGCCAGGGCCAGAAGGTGCTGTTCCTGCCGGACCAGCACCTGGGACGTAACACCGCCGTGCTCGAGCTCGGGCTGTCGCTGGCCGACTGCGTGGTCTTCGACCCGCACCGGCCCCACGGCGGGCTGACCCCGGATCAGCTACGCGCGGCGAAGATGATCCTGTGGCGTGGCCACTGCTCGGTGCACGGACGGTTCACCGAGCAGACCGTGCACGACGCGCGGGAGCGGATCCCCGGGGTCAAGATCCTGGTGCACCCCGAGTGCCGCTACGAGGTGGTCACCCAGGCCGACCTGATCGGCTCGACCGAGTTCATCATCAAGACCATCGAGGCCGCCCCGCCCGGCTCGAAGTGGGCGGTCGGCACCGAGCTGAACCTGGTCAAGCGGCTGGCCGAGCAGCACCCCGAACAGACCATCGTGTTCTTGGACAAGACGGTCTGCTTCTGCTCGACGATGAACCGGATCGACCTGCCGCACCTCGTCTGGGCTCTGGAGAAGCTGGTCGACGGCCAGGTGGTCAACCGGATCGAGGTCGACGCGGACGTCGCGCGCTGGGCGAGGGTGGCCCTGGACCGGATGCTCGCGCTGCCCGAGCTCGGCGCCACCGACTGA
- a CDS encoding glycerate kinase: protein MRVLIAPDKFAGTLTAPQAAAAIAAGWRRHDPGALLDLAPLSDGGPGFVEVLHAALGGRLVQVTAHGPLGEPTPGTVLLAPDGTAYVEVAQACGLHLLPPDRRRPMEASSAGVADLLRAALDVGAGRVVVGVGGTASTDGGQPCVEAFGGAGSWPAGIPLAVATDVDAPLLGPNGAAAVFGPQKGADRDQVLDLQVRLAEWAKQSGGDASAEGAGAGGGLGYGLMLLGGTRVPGVQTVVEALRLPQRMEQVDLALTGEGTFDETSLQGKVPRGVAWAAQRAARPCVVLAGRVLVGRREFAAAGIDAAYAVEETAGSVAAALAEPAARLADLAERVARTWTPRSSVR from the coding sequence GTGCGCGTCCTCATCGCCCCGGACAAGTTCGCCGGCACCCTGACCGCCCCGCAGGCCGCGGCCGCGATCGCCGCCGGCTGGCGGCGGCACGACCCTGGGGCCTTGCTGGACCTGGCCCCGCTGTCCGACGGCGGCCCCGGCTTCGTCGAGGTGCTGCACGCGGCCCTGGGCGGCCGGCTGGTCCAGGTGACCGCGCACGGCCCGCTCGGCGAGCCGACCCCGGGCACGGTGCTGCTCGCCCCGGACGGCACGGCGTACGTCGAGGTGGCCCAGGCCTGCGGCCTGCACCTGCTGCCGCCGGACCGCCGGCGCCCGATGGAGGCCAGCAGCGCCGGGGTCGCCGACCTGCTGCGGGCCGCGCTGGACGTCGGTGCCGGGCGGGTGGTGGTGGGCGTGGGCGGGACGGCGTCCACGGACGGTGGCCAGCCCTGCGTCGAGGCCTTCGGCGGCGCCGGGTCCTGGCCGGCCGGTATCCCCCTGGCAGTGGCCACCGACGTCGACGCCCCGCTGCTCGGTCCCAACGGCGCCGCGGCGGTGTTCGGCCCGCAGAAGGGCGCCGACCGCGACCAGGTCCTCGACCTGCAGGTGCGCCTCGCCGAGTGGGCCAAGCAGTCCGGCGGCGACGCGTCAGCCGAGGGCGCCGGGGCCGGCGGCGGCCTGGGCTACGGGCTGATGCTGCTCGGCGGGACCCGGGTGCCCGGCGTGCAGACCGTCGTCGAGGCGCTGCGGCTGCCCCAGCGGATGGAGCAGGTCGACCTCGCGCTCACCGGCGAGGGCACCTTCGACGAGACCTCGCTGCAGGGGAAGGTGCCGCGCGGGGTCGCCTGGGCGGCGCAGCGGGCCGCCCGGCCGTGCGTGGTGCTGGCCGGGCGGGTGCTCGTGGGCCGCCGCGAGTTCGCCGCCGCCGGGATCGACGCGGCCTACGCCGTGGAGGAGAC